From a single Daphnia pulex isolate KAP4 chromosome 2, ASM2113471v1 genomic region:
- the LOC124205827 gene encoding DEP domain-containing protein 1B-like isoform X4, with protein sequence METPKPMTGPYRATRLWNEALRIFNNGVPQKRHWRQLRQYENCFTSAEATNWLHSQLKENPHFGPTVSKDQIQQLLCKFLKAGVFEDVRGIGTKTDNRIETNGLYRLTNRSPFRNPRTPGRRTPLSTLANRGNCTENHSSPKLAPNKKEVPVDVGIPSINKPQTTTYAKSLVQCQLTARQLSQQEVEELWKNTTLRQISKLLNLLNLNELLDSTEIKGKSVLWNVTHIGVRGVVQPMEELDSPPSWVLYGMKSLVNWPSNEKHKLPEYHGSEKDVFKVICDYFTNASSPLSTFSLYNILVEAFIRSEAADLNFRKSIESTGNEDEDAFSLHSRDSARNLVLEMASPIHHKTSTPIGSFWQEKQQQSRQGNYQSFPVAKSPLVGSRTRSWQVGNGAQRDPQMLNIRRFLDDEVVSTNQKGGREPQHATIAGRRLHRVNSNACYETAFTTAEPKTRIVSQSHATMPRRSQSSDRTLDNDSDSVLGSQGFRREKNHESSYMYHSLDRLRSKSGGYVNVAAFGSVDCLDRSDPDRYSESGADLWMSSNNATVVHSRSISSLSCHHGVTGLSPSFSDSSVATAATQHNYENLPHLSEEDSPHGLDGQLRVYRNSPSKRLIGRRKGLVTQAGKTMAIELLQLLTLLLPPDRRRKLHLLLRFMTKVSANDRLVLDPIIPMKTLMVNTFYRCIVCSPEEADYDELIAVRLVSFMMENAEAIMTVPYRLCSQVRDLLGDIQREKVSPRRFEEQRKEDSKREIHQLLEHIVNNQNMPLKEKRKRLKQFQAAYPEIYRSKFPTEADIFKEERHQLQGQKRSSNQSTVFSRIRNLRLT encoded by the exons ATGGAAACGCCAAAACCGATGACTGGACCATATCGTGCCACACGGCTT TGGAATGAAGCTTTACGTATATTCAACAATGGTGTACCTCAAAAGAGACATTGGAGACAACTAAGGCAGTATGAAAACTGTTTCACATCTGCTGAAGCTACTAATTGGCTACATTCTCAGctaaaagaaaatcctcaTTTCGGACCTACTGTTTCCAAAGATCAAATTCAACAGCTTTTGTGCAAATTTTTAAAGGCAGGTGTTTTTGAAGATGTCCGTGGCATTGGCACAAAGACAGATAATAGAATAGAAACAAATGGACTGTACAG attgACAAATCGGTCACCATTCAGAAATCCAAGAACTCCAGGGCGTAGAACACCATTGAGTACACTTGCTAATCGTGGGAATTGTACTGAAAATCATAGTTCTCCTAAGCTGGcaccaaataaaaaggaagtgCCAGTGGATGTTGGTATCCCTTCAATAAACAAGCCTCAAACTACAACCTATGCAAAATCTTTGGTACAGTGCCAATTAACAGCCAGACAACTCAGCCAACAAGAGGTGGAAGAATTATGGAAAAACACTACATTAAGGCAGATTTCAAAGCTTCTTAATCTTTTAAATCTTAATGAACTTCTTGATTCTACAGAGATAAAAG GAAAATCGGTTCTTTGGAATGTTACTCACATTGGAGTAAGGGGAGTTGTTCAGCCAATGGAGGAACTTGATTCACCTCCTTCCTGGGTTCTTTATG GTATGAAATCATTAGTAAATTGGCCATcgaatgaaaaacacaaactaCCTGAATACCACGGTTCAGAAAAGGATGTTTTCAAGGTCATTTGCGATTATTTCACAAACGCTTCGAGTCCACTCTCCACATTCTCTCTATACAATATTTTGGTTGAGGCTTTCATTCGATCGGAAGCGGCAGATCTCAATTTTCGAAAATCTATTGAGTCAACCGGTAATGAAGATGAGGATGCGTTTAGTCTTCACTCTCGGGATTCAGCACGTAACTTAGTTCTGGAAATGGCGTCCCCCATCCATCACAAAACGTCAACTCCAATTGGCTCATTCTggcaagaaaaacaacaacaatctag GCAAGGGAACTATCAATCATTCCCCGTTGCGAAGAGCCCTTTAGTCGGCAGCCGTACCCGAAGTTGGCAAGTCGGCAATGGGGCTCAACGAGATCCACAAATGTTAAATATTCGACGTTTTCTGGATGATGAAGTCGTGTCgacaaatcaaaaaggagGCCGAGAACCGCAACATGCGACTATAGCCGGTCGTCGTCTTCATCGGGTTAATTCCAACGCTTGTTACGAAACAGCCTTTACGACTGCCGAACCCAAGACTCGGATCGTTTCTCAGAGTCACGCAACTATGCCTCGCAGAAGCCAATCTTCTGATCGTACCCTAGACAATGATTCTGATTCCGTATTAGGCTCGCAGGGATTTCGCCGTGAAAAGAACCATGAAAGCTCATATATGTACCATAGTCTTGATCGTCTTCGCAGCAAATCTGGTGGTTATGTCAACGTAGCCGCATTTGGCTCGGTGGATTGTCTTGATCGATCAGACCCTGATAGATACTCAGAAAGTGGAGCTGATTTGTGGATGTCGTCTAATAATGCTACTGTAGTGCACAGTCGGAGCATTTCCAGTCTTAGCTGCCATCATGGAGTTACGGGACTCAGCCCTTCGTTCTCCGATTCATCCGTCGCAACGGCAGCTACTCAACACAATTACGAAAATCTCCCTCACCTTTCGGAAGAGGACAGCCCTCATGGATTAGATGGGCAGCTTCGCGTCTACCGGAATTCACCAAGCAAACGACTTATTGGTCGTCGGAAAG GACTAGTGACACAGGCTGGGAAGACTATGGCTATCGAGCTGCTCCAATTACTTACCTTACTTTTGCCACCCGATCGACGTCGAAAACTTCATCTGCTTCTCCGCTTTATGACCAAAGTATCAGCAAACGATAGACTTGTGCTTGACCCAATAATCCCGATGAAAACTTTG ATGGTGAACACTTTTTACCGGTGCATTGTTTGTTCGCCCGAAGAAGCAGATTACGACGAATTAATAGC TGTGCGTCTCGTGAGTTTCATGATGGAAAATGCAGAGGCTATTATGACTGTGCCATACCGACTGTGTTCTCAAGTTCGCGATCTGCTAGGCGACATTCAACGTGAGAAG GTTTCACCACGCCGTTTCGAGGAACAGCGGAAAGAGGATTCTAAACGAGAAATTCATCAACTGCTGGAGCACATAgtcaataatcaaaatatgCCGCTCAAGGAGAAACGAAAGAGGCTTAAGCAG TTTCAAGCTGCCTATCCAGAAATTTACCGAAGCAAGTTTCCCACGGAAGCGGATATATTTAAGGAAGAGCGACATCAATTGCAGGGTCAAAAGCGTTCAAGCAACCAGTCCACCGTGTTTTCCCGGATCCGCAACCTACGTCTTACATGA
- the LOC124205827 gene encoding DEP domain-containing protein 1B-like isoform X3 codes for METPKPMTGPYRATRLWNEALRIFNNGVPQKRHWRQLRQYENCFTSAEATNWLHSQLKENPHFGPTVSKDQIQQLLCKFLKAGVFEDVRGIGTKTDNRIETNGLYRLTNRSPFRNPRTPGRRTPLSTLANRGNCTENHSSPKLAPNKKEVPVDVGIPSINKPQTTTYAKSLVQCQLTARQLSQQEVEELWKNTTLRQISKLLNLLNLNELLDSTEIKGKSVLWNVTHIGVRGVVQPMEELDSPPSWVLYGMKSLVNWPSNEKHKLPEYHGSEKDVFKVICDYFTNASSPLSTFSLYNILVEAFIRSEAADLNFRKSIESTGNEDEDAFSLHSRDSARNLVLEMASPIHHKTSTPIGSFWQEKQQQSRQGNYQSFPVAKSPLVGSRTRSWQVGNGAQRDPQMLNIRRFLDDEVVSTNQKGGREPQHATIAGRRLHRVNSNACYETAFTTAEPKTRIVSQSHATMPRRSQSSDRTLDNDSDSVLGSQGFRREKNHESSYMYHSLDRLRSKSGGYVNVAAFGSVDCLDRSDPDRYSESGADLWMSSNNATVVHSRSISSLSCHHGVTGLSPSFSDSSVATAATQHNYENLPHLSEEDSPHGLDGQLRVYRNSPSKRLIGRRKGLEFYYGAKACRPGLVTQAGKTMAIELLQLLTLLLPPDRRRKLHLLLRFMTKVSANDRLVLDPIIPMKTLMVNTFYRCIVCSPEEADYDELIAVRLVSFMMENAEAIMTVPYRLCSQVRDLLGDIQREKVSPRRFEEQRKEDSKREIHQLLEHIVNNQNMPLKEKRKRLKQFQAAYPEIYRSKFPTEADIFKEERHQLQGQKRSSNQSTVFSRIRNLRLT; via the exons ATGGAAACGCCAAAACCGATGACTGGACCATATCGTGCCACACGGCTT TGGAATGAAGCTTTACGTATATTCAACAATGGTGTACCTCAAAAGAGACATTGGAGACAACTAAGGCAGTATGAAAACTGTTTCACATCTGCTGAAGCTACTAATTGGCTACATTCTCAGctaaaagaaaatcctcaTTTCGGACCTACTGTTTCCAAAGATCAAATTCAACAGCTTTTGTGCAAATTTTTAAAGGCAGGTGTTTTTGAAGATGTCCGTGGCATTGGCACAAAGACAGATAATAGAATAGAAACAAATGGACTGTACAG attgACAAATCGGTCACCATTCAGAAATCCAAGAACTCCAGGGCGTAGAACACCATTGAGTACACTTGCTAATCGTGGGAATTGTACTGAAAATCATAGTTCTCCTAAGCTGGcaccaaataaaaaggaagtgCCAGTGGATGTTGGTATCCCTTCAATAAACAAGCCTCAAACTACAACCTATGCAAAATCTTTGGTACAGTGCCAATTAACAGCCAGACAACTCAGCCAACAAGAGGTGGAAGAATTATGGAAAAACACTACATTAAGGCAGATTTCAAAGCTTCTTAATCTTTTAAATCTTAATGAACTTCTTGATTCTACAGAGATAAAAG GAAAATCGGTTCTTTGGAATGTTACTCACATTGGAGTAAGGGGAGTTGTTCAGCCAATGGAGGAACTTGATTCACCTCCTTCCTGGGTTCTTTATG GTATGAAATCATTAGTAAATTGGCCATcgaatgaaaaacacaaactaCCTGAATACCACGGTTCAGAAAAGGATGTTTTCAAGGTCATTTGCGATTATTTCACAAACGCTTCGAGTCCACTCTCCACATTCTCTCTATACAATATTTTGGTTGAGGCTTTCATTCGATCGGAAGCGGCAGATCTCAATTTTCGAAAATCTATTGAGTCAACCGGTAATGAAGATGAGGATGCGTTTAGTCTTCACTCTCGGGATTCAGCACGTAACTTAGTTCTGGAAATGGCGTCCCCCATCCATCACAAAACGTCAACTCCAATTGGCTCATTCTggcaagaaaaacaacaacaatctag GCAAGGGAACTATCAATCATTCCCCGTTGCGAAGAGCCCTTTAGTCGGCAGCCGTACCCGAAGTTGGCAAGTCGGCAATGGGGCTCAACGAGATCCACAAATGTTAAATATTCGACGTTTTCTGGATGATGAAGTCGTGTCgacaaatcaaaaaggagGCCGAGAACCGCAACATGCGACTATAGCCGGTCGTCGTCTTCATCGGGTTAATTCCAACGCTTGTTACGAAACAGCCTTTACGACTGCCGAACCCAAGACTCGGATCGTTTCTCAGAGTCACGCAACTATGCCTCGCAGAAGCCAATCTTCTGATCGTACCCTAGACAATGATTCTGATTCCGTATTAGGCTCGCAGGGATTTCGCCGTGAAAAGAACCATGAAAGCTCATATATGTACCATAGTCTTGATCGTCTTCGCAGCAAATCTGGTGGTTATGTCAACGTAGCCGCATTTGGCTCGGTGGATTGTCTTGATCGATCAGACCCTGATAGATACTCAGAAAGTGGAGCTGATTTGTGGATGTCGTCTAATAATGCTACTGTAGTGCACAGTCGGAGCATTTCCAGTCTTAGCTGCCATCATGGAGTTACGGGACTCAGCCCTTCGTTCTCCGATTCATCCGTCGCAACGGCAGCTACTCAACACAATTACGAAAATCTCCCTCACCTTTCGGAAGAGGACAGCCCTCATGGATTAGATGGGCAGCTTCGCGTCTACCGGAATTCACCAAGCAAACGACTTATTGGTCGTCGGAAAGGTCTTGAATTCTACTATGGAGCTAAAGCTTGCAGACCCG GACTAGTGACACAGGCTGGGAAGACTATGGCTATCGAGCTGCTCCAATTACTTACCTTACTTTTGCCACCCGATCGACGTCGAAAACTTCATCTGCTTCTCCGCTTTATGACCAAAGTATCAGCAAACGATAGACTTGTGCTTGACCCAATAATCCCGATGAAAACTTTG ATGGTGAACACTTTTTACCGGTGCATTGTTTGTTCGCCCGAAGAAGCAGATTACGACGAATTAATAGC TGTGCGTCTCGTGAGTTTCATGATGGAAAATGCAGAGGCTATTATGACTGTGCCATACCGACTGTGTTCTCAAGTTCGCGATCTGCTAGGCGACATTCAACGTGAGAAG GTTTCACCACGCCGTTTCGAGGAACAGCGGAAAGAGGATTCTAAACGAGAAATTCATCAACTGCTGGAGCACATAgtcaataatcaaaatatgCCGCTCAAGGAGAAACGAAAGAGGCTTAAGCAG TTTCAAGCTGCCTATCCAGAAATTTACCGAAGCAAGTTTCCCACGGAAGCGGATATATTTAAGGAAGAGCGACATCAATTGCAGGGTCAAAAGCGTTCAAGCAACCAGTCCACCGTGTTTTCCCGGATCCGCAACCTACGTCTTACATGA
- the LOC124205827 gene encoding DEP domain-containing protein 1B-like isoform X2, translating into METPKPMTGPYRATRLWNEALRIFNNGVPQKRHWRQLRQYENCFTSAEATNWLHSQLKENPHFGPTVSKDQIQQLLCKFLKAGVFEDVRGIGTKTDNRIETNGLYRLTNRSPFRNPRTPGRRTPLSTLANRGNCTENHSSPKLAPNKKEVPVDVGIPSINKPQTTTYAKSLVQCQLTARQLSQQEVEELWKNTTLRQISKLLNLLNLNELLDSTEIKGKSVLWNVTHIGVRGVVQPMEELDSPPSWVLYGMKSLVNWPSNEKHKLPEYHGSEKDVFKVICDYFTNASSPLSTFSLYNILVEAFIRSEAADLNFRKSIESTGNEDEDAFSLHSRDSARNLVLEMASPIHHKTSTPIGSFWQEKQQQSRQGNYQSFPVAKSPLVGSRTRSWQVGNGAQRDPQMLNIRRFLDDEVVSTNQKGGREPQHATIAGRRLHRVNSNACYETAFTTAEPKTRIVSQSHATMPRRSQSSDRTLDNDSDSVLGSQGFRREKNHESSYMYHSLDRLRSKSGGYVNVAAFGSVDCLDRSDPDRYSESGADLWMSSNNATVVHSRSISSLSCHHGVTGLSPSFSDSSVATAATQHNYENLPHLSEEDSPHGLDGQLRVYRNSPSKRLIGRRKGLVTQAGKTMAIELLQLLTLLLPPDRRRKLHLLLRFMTKVSANDRLVLDPIIPMKTLMVNTFYRCIVCSPEEADYDELIAVRLVSFMMENAEAIMTVPYRLCSQVRDLLGDIQREKIRFQLDDVVPLTYCVQVSPRRFEEQRKEDSKREIHQLLEHIVNNQNMPLKEKRKRLKQFQAAYPEIYRSKFPTEADIFKEERHQLQGQKRSSNQSTVFSRIRNLRLT; encoded by the exons ATGGAAACGCCAAAACCGATGACTGGACCATATCGTGCCACACGGCTT TGGAATGAAGCTTTACGTATATTCAACAATGGTGTACCTCAAAAGAGACATTGGAGACAACTAAGGCAGTATGAAAACTGTTTCACATCTGCTGAAGCTACTAATTGGCTACATTCTCAGctaaaagaaaatcctcaTTTCGGACCTACTGTTTCCAAAGATCAAATTCAACAGCTTTTGTGCAAATTTTTAAAGGCAGGTGTTTTTGAAGATGTCCGTGGCATTGGCACAAAGACAGATAATAGAATAGAAACAAATGGACTGTACAG attgACAAATCGGTCACCATTCAGAAATCCAAGAACTCCAGGGCGTAGAACACCATTGAGTACACTTGCTAATCGTGGGAATTGTACTGAAAATCATAGTTCTCCTAAGCTGGcaccaaataaaaaggaagtgCCAGTGGATGTTGGTATCCCTTCAATAAACAAGCCTCAAACTACAACCTATGCAAAATCTTTGGTACAGTGCCAATTAACAGCCAGACAACTCAGCCAACAAGAGGTGGAAGAATTATGGAAAAACACTACATTAAGGCAGATTTCAAAGCTTCTTAATCTTTTAAATCTTAATGAACTTCTTGATTCTACAGAGATAAAAG GAAAATCGGTTCTTTGGAATGTTACTCACATTGGAGTAAGGGGAGTTGTTCAGCCAATGGAGGAACTTGATTCACCTCCTTCCTGGGTTCTTTATG GTATGAAATCATTAGTAAATTGGCCATcgaatgaaaaacacaaactaCCTGAATACCACGGTTCAGAAAAGGATGTTTTCAAGGTCATTTGCGATTATTTCACAAACGCTTCGAGTCCACTCTCCACATTCTCTCTATACAATATTTTGGTTGAGGCTTTCATTCGATCGGAAGCGGCAGATCTCAATTTTCGAAAATCTATTGAGTCAACCGGTAATGAAGATGAGGATGCGTTTAGTCTTCACTCTCGGGATTCAGCACGTAACTTAGTTCTGGAAATGGCGTCCCCCATCCATCACAAAACGTCAACTCCAATTGGCTCATTCTggcaagaaaaacaacaacaatctag GCAAGGGAACTATCAATCATTCCCCGTTGCGAAGAGCCCTTTAGTCGGCAGCCGTACCCGAAGTTGGCAAGTCGGCAATGGGGCTCAACGAGATCCACAAATGTTAAATATTCGACGTTTTCTGGATGATGAAGTCGTGTCgacaaatcaaaaaggagGCCGAGAACCGCAACATGCGACTATAGCCGGTCGTCGTCTTCATCGGGTTAATTCCAACGCTTGTTACGAAACAGCCTTTACGACTGCCGAACCCAAGACTCGGATCGTTTCTCAGAGTCACGCAACTATGCCTCGCAGAAGCCAATCTTCTGATCGTACCCTAGACAATGATTCTGATTCCGTATTAGGCTCGCAGGGATTTCGCCGTGAAAAGAACCATGAAAGCTCATATATGTACCATAGTCTTGATCGTCTTCGCAGCAAATCTGGTGGTTATGTCAACGTAGCCGCATTTGGCTCGGTGGATTGTCTTGATCGATCAGACCCTGATAGATACTCAGAAAGTGGAGCTGATTTGTGGATGTCGTCTAATAATGCTACTGTAGTGCACAGTCGGAGCATTTCCAGTCTTAGCTGCCATCATGGAGTTACGGGACTCAGCCCTTCGTTCTCCGATTCATCCGTCGCAACGGCAGCTACTCAACACAATTACGAAAATCTCCCTCACCTTTCGGAAGAGGACAGCCCTCATGGATTAGATGGGCAGCTTCGCGTCTACCGGAATTCACCAAGCAAACGACTTATTGGTCGTCGGAAAG GACTAGTGACACAGGCTGGGAAGACTATGGCTATCGAGCTGCTCCAATTACTTACCTTACTTTTGCCACCCGATCGACGTCGAAAACTTCATCTGCTTCTCCGCTTTATGACCAAAGTATCAGCAAACGATAGACTTGTGCTTGACCCAATAATCCCGATGAAAACTTTG ATGGTGAACACTTTTTACCGGTGCATTGTTTGTTCGCCCGAAGAAGCAGATTACGACGAATTAATAGC TGTGCGTCTCGTGAGTTTCATGATGGAAAATGCAGAGGCTATTATGACTGTGCCATACCGACTGTGTTCTCAAGTTCGCGATCTGCTAGGCGACATTCAACGTGAGAAG atccgCTTTCAACTTGATGATGTCGTACCGCTGACGTACTGTGTTCAGGTTTCACCACGCCGTTTCGAGGAACAGCGGAAAGAGGATTCTAAACGAGAAATTCATCAACTGCTGGAGCACATAgtcaataatcaaaatatgCCGCTCAAGGAGAAACGAAAGAGGCTTAAGCAG TTTCAAGCTGCCTATCCAGAAATTTACCGAAGCAAGTTTCCCACGGAAGCGGATATATTTAAGGAAGAGCGACATCAATTGCAGGGTCAAAAGCGTTCAAGCAACCAGTCCACCGTGTTTTCCCGGATCCGCAACCTACGTCTTACATGA
- the LOC124205827 gene encoding DEP domain-containing protein 1B-like isoform X1, with the protein METPKPMTGPYRATRLWNEALRIFNNGVPQKRHWRQLRQYENCFTSAEATNWLHSQLKENPHFGPTVSKDQIQQLLCKFLKAGVFEDVRGIGTKTDNRIETNGLYRLTNRSPFRNPRTPGRRTPLSTLANRGNCTENHSSPKLAPNKKEVPVDVGIPSINKPQTTTYAKSLVQCQLTARQLSQQEVEELWKNTTLRQISKLLNLLNLNELLDSTEIKGKSVLWNVTHIGVRGVVQPMEELDSPPSWVLYGMKSLVNWPSNEKHKLPEYHGSEKDVFKVICDYFTNASSPLSTFSLYNILVEAFIRSEAADLNFRKSIESTGNEDEDAFSLHSRDSARNLVLEMASPIHHKTSTPIGSFWQEKQQQSRQGNYQSFPVAKSPLVGSRTRSWQVGNGAQRDPQMLNIRRFLDDEVVSTNQKGGREPQHATIAGRRLHRVNSNACYETAFTTAEPKTRIVSQSHATMPRRSQSSDRTLDNDSDSVLGSQGFRREKNHESSYMYHSLDRLRSKSGGYVNVAAFGSVDCLDRSDPDRYSESGADLWMSSNNATVVHSRSISSLSCHHGVTGLSPSFSDSSVATAATQHNYENLPHLSEEDSPHGLDGQLRVYRNSPSKRLIGRRKGLEFYYGAKACRPGLVTQAGKTMAIELLQLLTLLLPPDRRRKLHLLLRFMTKVSANDRLVLDPIIPMKTLMVNTFYRCIVCSPEEADYDELIAVRLVSFMMENAEAIMTVPYRLCSQVRDLLGDIQREKIRFQLDDVVPLTYCVQVSPRRFEEQRKEDSKREIHQLLEHIVNNQNMPLKEKRKRLKQFQAAYPEIYRSKFPTEADIFKEERHQLQGQKRSSNQSTVFSRIRNLRLT; encoded by the exons ATGGAAACGCCAAAACCGATGACTGGACCATATCGTGCCACACGGCTT TGGAATGAAGCTTTACGTATATTCAACAATGGTGTACCTCAAAAGAGACATTGGAGACAACTAAGGCAGTATGAAAACTGTTTCACATCTGCTGAAGCTACTAATTGGCTACATTCTCAGctaaaagaaaatcctcaTTTCGGACCTACTGTTTCCAAAGATCAAATTCAACAGCTTTTGTGCAAATTTTTAAAGGCAGGTGTTTTTGAAGATGTCCGTGGCATTGGCACAAAGACAGATAATAGAATAGAAACAAATGGACTGTACAG attgACAAATCGGTCACCATTCAGAAATCCAAGAACTCCAGGGCGTAGAACACCATTGAGTACACTTGCTAATCGTGGGAATTGTACTGAAAATCATAGTTCTCCTAAGCTGGcaccaaataaaaaggaagtgCCAGTGGATGTTGGTATCCCTTCAATAAACAAGCCTCAAACTACAACCTATGCAAAATCTTTGGTACAGTGCCAATTAACAGCCAGACAACTCAGCCAACAAGAGGTGGAAGAATTATGGAAAAACACTACATTAAGGCAGATTTCAAAGCTTCTTAATCTTTTAAATCTTAATGAACTTCTTGATTCTACAGAGATAAAAG GAAAATCGGTTCTTTGGAATGTTACTCACATTGGAGTAAGGGGAGTTGTTCAGCCAATGGAGGAACTTGATTCACCTCCTTCCTGGGTTCTTTATG GTATGAAATCATTAGTAAATTGGCCATcgaatgaaaaacacaaactaCCTGAATACCACGGTTCAGAAAAGGATGTTTTCAAGGTCATTTGCGATTATTTCACAAACGCTTCGAGTCCACTCTCCACATTCTCTCTATACAATATTTTGGTTGAGGCTTTCATTCGATCGGAAGCGGCAGATCTCAATTTTCGAAAATCTATTGAGTCAACCGGTAATGAAGATGAGGATGCGTTTAGTCTTCACTCTCGGGATTCAGCACGTAACTTAGTTCTGGAAATGGCGTCCCCCATCCATCACAAAACGTCAACTCCAATTGGCTCATTCTggcaagaaaaacaacaacaatctag GCAAGGGAACTATCAATCATTCCCCGTTGCGAAGAGCCCTTTAGTCGGCAGCCGTACCCGAAGTTGGCAAGTCGGCAATGGGGCTCAACGAGATCCACAAATGTTAAATATTCGACGTTTTCTGGATGATGAAGTCGTGTCgacaaatcaaaaaggagGCCGAGAACCGCAACATGCGACTATAGCCGGTCGTCGTCTTCATCGGGTTAATTCCAACGCTTGTTACGAAACAGCCTTTACGACTGCCGAACCCAAGACTCGGATCGTTTCTCAGAGTCACGCAACTATGCCTCGCAGAAGCCAATCTTCTGATCGTACCCTAGACAATGATTCTGATTCCGTATTAGGCTCGCAGGGATTTCGCCGTGAAAAGAACCATGAAAGCTCATATATGTACCATAGTCTTGATCGTCTTCGCAGCAAATCTGGTGGTTATGTCAACGTAGCCGCATTTGGCTCGGTGGATTGTCTTGATCGATCAGACCCTGATAGATACTCAGAAAGTGGAGCTGATTTGTGGATGTCGTCTAATAATGCTACTGTAGTGCACAGTCGGAGCATTTCCAGTCTTAGCTGCCATCATGGAGTTACGGGACTCAGCCCTTCGTTCTCCGATTCATCCGTCGCAACGGCAGCTACTCAACACAATTACGAAAATCTCCCTCACCTTTCGGAAGAGGACAGCCCTCATGGATTAGATGGGCAGCTTCGCGTCTACCGGAATTCACCAAGCAAACGACTTATTGGTCGTCGGAAAGGTCTTGAATTCTACTATGGAGCTAAAGCTTGCAGACCCG GACTAGTGACACAGGCTGGGAAGACTATGGCTATCGAGCTGCTCCAATTACTTACCTTACTTTTGCCACCCGATCGACGTCGAAAACTTCATCTGCTTCTCCGCTTTATGACCAAAGTATCAGCAAACGATAGACTTGTGCTTGACCCAATAATCCCGATGAAAACTTTG ATGGTGAACACTTTTTACCGGTGCATTGTTTGTTCGCCCGAAGAAGCAGATTACGACGAATTAATAGC TGTGCGTCTCGTGAGTTTCATGATGGAAAATGCAGAGGCTATTATGACTGTGCCATACCGACTGTGTTCTCAAGTTCGCGATCTGCTAGGCGACATTCAACGTGAGAAG atccgCTTTCAACTTGATGATGTCGTACCGCTGACGTACTGTGTTCAGGTTTCACCACGCCGTTTCGAGGAACAGCGGAAAGAGGATTCTAAACGAGAAATTCATCAACTGCTGGAGCACATAgtcaataatcaaaatatgCCGCTCAAGGAGAAACGAAAGAGGCTTAAGCAG TTTCAAGCTGCCTATCCAGAAATTTACCGAAGCAAGTTTCCCACGGAAGCGGATATATTTAAGGAAGAGCGACATCAATTGCAGGGTCAAAAGCGTTCAAGCAACCAGTCCACCGTGTTTTCCCGGATCCGCAACCTACGTCTTACATGA
- the LOC124189015 gene encoding uncharacterized protein LOC124189015: MCPSKSQLEKKPITVNPPPSSNVYSTDGSTHVPAKSLAFLPMRNPTVSGDHCRSKSLIVSRTYSAEPGNEWVIPNRIITEKNGKSYVPILNPSVQSVVFPAGKEIPGVEAIESTEWVTVREEVKGNFSSETSPPRSIPEFLRESLEKVPAEYRQEMETLLTRYQDLFHDTPLKSTNAAEHETDAGDHQPIRSAPYQVSELEREAINTQVEAMLQAVIVKPSSVLPSSWYPRKTVSSVFALITTG; this comes from the coding sequence ATGTGTCCATCAAAGTCTCAACTGGAGAAAAAACCAATAACGGTTAATCCTCCCCCTTCTTCAAATGTTTATTCAACCGACGGTTCCACTCATGTTCCAGCTAAGTCGCTGGCATTTCTCCCAATGCGCAACCCTACTGTGTCAGGAGACCACTGTCGTTCAAAAAGTTTAATTGTCAGTCGAACTTATTCCGCTGAACCAGGGAATGAATGGGTGATCCCCAATCGTATCATCacagaaaagaatggaaagtCCTACGTCCCTATTCTTAATCCTTCGGTACAATCTGTTGTTTTTCCAGCAGGAAAGGAAATACCTGGAGTTGAGGCAATCGAGTCGACTGAGTGGGTAACAGTGAGGGAAGAAGTTAAAGGCAACTTCTCATCAGAAACTTCACCCCCAAGGTCAATCCCAGAATTCCTCCGTGAGTCTCTTGAAAAAGTTCCCGCAGAATATCGCCAAGAAATGGAGACTCTTCTCACACGATACCAAGATCTTTTCCACGATACCCCTCTCAAGAGTACGAACGCCGCCGAACACGAAACCGACGCAGGTGATCACCAGCCTATCAGGTCAGCTCCTTATCAAGTCAGTGAACTAGAACGGGAGGCTATCAACACCCAAGTAGAAGCAATGCTTCAGGCCGTAATCGTCAAGCCGTCCTCCGTCCTCCCGTCGTCATGGTACCCAAGAAAAACGGTAAGCTCCGTTTTTGCCCTGATTACCACCGGTTAA